The DNA region agccacgagcgctattcacccccctctagcgctttcgatccatcagtatatgttgagcaaccaccgggatttgaaaatttggagtgtccaacccatgtatataaacttaaaaaggccttatatggactaaaacaagctcctcgggcttggtatgaatgattatcaacatttctagtatcaaaaggatttcatagaggaaaaattgatcctactttattcttgaaaaataatggtaatgatttgtttgtggcccaagtatatgtagatgacattatttgtggttccacaaataaagactttttaaatgaattcattaatcacatggagagtgaattcgaaatgagtttggttggtgagttgacatttttcctaggattacaaattaagcaaacaaaagaaggcatttacattcatcaatccaaatatgtcaaagagctatttaagaaatttggaatggaaaatgcaaaggaaatatctacccccatggccacaaatactaagttggataaagacattgaggggaaagaagttgactccaaagtgtatcatagtgctataggaagtcttctctatctcacggctagtagaccggatatacttttcaccgtaggtatatgtgctaggtatcaatcttgtgccaaggagtcacatttgagtgccgttaagcgaattcttctttatctcaaggggactcaaaatgttggtctttggtatccttgaaccgaaacttttgatctagtgggctataccgattccgattatgtcggatgcaagttagatcgcaaaagcactagtggtagctgtcaatttctagggtcctctttagtaagttggtcaagtagaaaacaacattgtgtagctttctccacaaccgaagcggaatatattgccatgggagagtgtgtatcacaattattgtggatgactcatactctagaagactataaacttacctataatAATGTTTAagtactttgtgataatgtgagtacaatcaacttaaccaaaaatcccgttcatcattcaagaatgaaacacatagaggttaaacatcattttatccgtgatcatgtaactcgaggtgatatcattttaaattatgttggatcaaaatcaaacttagccgatatcttcaccaaacctcttcccgacgttgaatttagctttcttagaagagaattgggaatgtgttgtattgattaaatcaaatcctccatggtcactttataggtaaagcttttaggttcttcaccttaatttttgcctctcacaaacacatagggttatcttctttgtgtgatttagatgggggtgagaggttaggaacatttatcttggtcataatgcttgttatgatgcattaagttggccaagaaaaaaaatgattttcacatgaaacattcatttatccaatcatagggaaagcaagtgtacaactcatgtgcccgttgccctacaattatgattggaaattttcaaTTTACCATATAACAACTCACTTCTGAAACATTGGTTGAAGTGTGTTATTGGATGGGGATTATTATGAAACAGGTAGATACAAACTTCCTCatatctttgaagttttcaataatttgtgATTTTGTGAAAGTTTTCACTAAGGCGAGTtctttttattaaactttatttttttttataatttgggGCATACATATAGTGTCTATGCAAAATTTTGTGATTTTTGGAGTAGTGTACAATTAGTTGTGCTTTTCCAAATCTTGGTTCTGAAAGTTTTTCAGACGTGCAGACATATCAGGcttcccaattgattggtcaatcgattgggaggctcgcacttggccacagaaggcatctgaatcgatcaatggatcgattcagagcacctcgatcgatcaatggatcgattgagacgctctTCGATTTTCCATAGAAGACGTctgaatcgatctatggatcgattcatCCGTTTGTTCGATTTTCACAGAAGCAttgtgaatcgatcgatcgatcgattcacttactctcaatcgatcggtcgatcgatcgagacCTTAAAACCCATCTTAAACCCTTAGATCCGAATCGATCCCCTCattctatttcttcctttttctctctctcgacgcgGTCTTGCCCTAGGCGACTTCCCAGGCGACGTTTTCGTCTGTCTCGATCGTCACTCCGGCGTGCTTCTCCGGCGAAGGGGAGCTATTCCACTTCTCTTCCAGTTCTCTCTCGACGCACTGGGCAGCTCCTTTCCTCGTCTTCGCGTCCTCACACAAAATGCGGActccaaaccctaaccctaggtaaAGTTTTTGCTCTCCTCCTTGTTGTTCTTTTTGCTCCTATTTTTGACCTAATCTATATGTTTCTTGTGTGTCTTTCtgcattgcattatccctcatgcattgcattactTGCATTGCCCTTGAATCTTTGCTTATCCTTCCCGTTCACTGTCAAACCATACGCATCTCTTGCATTTGTTttctatcccacagaaagaaacaaaaggttcgtgaatcgggcgaaggatcgtctgtaccttcctcacgtcctcaacctcccactgatcctaggtttccaaatgctgcaatgcaacaaGCTTTCACCAAAAGCGCTTTCAAACTTATACCCCCTAGATCAGTTGATTTGCAATACTATAGGAcatcttgttttgatacctataataggttcaagcattataaacttgactccttgttgacctgtgagagggatgtcaatataggtcttgtctccgagttctataataatttacacacttcagatggtgtaaattatcgcacttGGGTTGCAAAACGGAGCCTAGACTTCtcttatgagattcttcaatcttatctcgaatgtctaccttcaaacaatgattttgtcttttatccaAATCTTTCCGATgagctgcctccaccttttgagcatattagcattgcatccatgcatcagttcttctttggtcgtcctcgtccggatgggccagatgctcatatcactaagttttcttctcttgagttatcggctgaaaatgccgctttgtttaaagtgatcatcaactgtCTTTTCCCCATTGCCTCTCGTGCACTAGCCACTCTACGACCGCCTCATATGTTTGCTCTCTATGTCATTcctcattcccttgacatcaacatcgctctgaacatctttcattgcatcattcattttacccagcccgtgcagcagacgatacatatgcctttcgggcatcttatcacagattggctggcgtcccagaaggtagatgtctcccggggacggctggagcacatgacagtggcttattctcggatttcttccctctctttcaagaagtcgggtttgattggtggtccagctggagttcgatggatcgatggccgtgcttttggggagggaccccgggctcgccacaggggggatgcacaggccttGGCTCCTGCGGAGGATGAGGTTGAGGAGGAGTTCTACGGGCCAGCTTCTCCGACTTTTGAGGAGACGGTTCCACTCACCTTGAGGAGCTGACCCTGGAGGTAGCCAGCCTGCGTACCACGATGGATACCGTGGTCCAGCAGCAGACTTCGATGCAGCAGACTCTGGATACACTAGTGGACTTAGTGGGCTCATGGGTGACGGTTCACCCGTCTCAGTCTGGTCCATCCACCACCCCTGTTCCCCCTGCTGAGGATGCCCCTGATCCTGACTCTGCGGCGGTTCTTGCTCCGGCTACTACGTCCGCTCCAGCTACTGATCCTGATCCCACTCCTCCTGGAGACGagcttatcgagttttatgttcctgtgtgatatatttttatttgttgtaTGGATGGTTGTTCTGGAGTTTTTTTTTGTGAACTATCTTTCattttgaatgtatgatatacttttatgctaaGCTCTCCTTTTGATTTTACATTTCAGTGTTGTTATGTTCTGTTGATATAtgtgtgttttagggggagcattCCTCAGATTTATCATATTTGCTTTgtgcacttattgagggggagttatttgcttttgatttttgataaagggggagatctatgttgaagttcatgcttattgcttatgcttatctcagtaaattaaaatcaagcttactgcaattatgcaattattatttcagcaagctacaatcattatttatcattgtattgaaaactagcctaaacttaaatagattgtcaaacatcaaaaagggggagattgttggtgcaatcatgccctggaagtttcaatatgttgacaattatttaagtttaggttaatacggtggaactaacatgcattgtgagtttgcaggaggagtttcttgcaggtcagaagaccagatgcaagggaagtccaagaaggtcgaggactggattcttggcaaaaagagttcttgcgggtcagaagaccagatgcaaggcaagagaagtccaagaaggtcggggatcggattcttggcaagagaagctcctgcaagtcacaagattatgtgtgtgatagccTCACTGTGAGAGATCGACTggtaaatcgattcagacatagcTGTGCGGcagattgcctctgaatcgatcaaccgatcgattgaaggtaaggcaatcgattggctgatcgattggtaaggttttgcgcagcacagaatgcatctggatcgatcagccgatcgattcaaggtactgaattgatcggtcgatcgatccgtgaacattctgtgtgaagcacagaatcgttttgaatcgatcagccgatcgattcaagggattgaatcgatcggccgatcgatccatgaacattctgtgcgaagcacagaatcatgctgaatcgatcagccgattaattcaaggtattgaatcgatcggccgatcgattcacgaagctgcgatttcatgagcaagtggctaaatcgattcaaacgctgccccaatcgatccaagtcaaataaaagaatctgcaccgttgatcttgacgcgatggcttccaacggatacttgtgaatcgattgggatataacctcaatcgatccacggcgacggcggcgtgagaaacggctagttttctcaacgtttaaaaCACGGGAAGAAACTGGAAAACAAATAACAACGAAAaccatactgttccattgctctccaagtcttttgaaagctctcaagtgatcaagattcaaagcaaagggttcaCGCTCCTCTCCACTGCGTACTGAAgtctcacctgcaaagaagaagccggttaaagcttgtaatccttctcttcttcttctttgtagtgtttgtaatatttactttgaagagaagggagagttgtatttctgttaaggtttctccaccttcggtgtgattctgagaaggagggtttttgatagtgaaagagtgtgagtggtgtgggtccttggactagtcacctccttgaggaggtggataccaagtaaatatcggtgttagcattgcctttaGATTttcgctgtgcaaaacaaagttggtcagcaaaagaagtgagccattccccccccccccccccctctagctcaaccgatcctaacaatgCCGACGTTGCCTGTTGCGCAAGCCGATCAGCTTGAGCCTTTTGTTGCTGCTCGACTATCTTGGCCGCCCGCGCTTGGATGAGCGCGTCTAATTCTTCGGGGgagagcgtcaccatgagttgctgtccagcttcttccatcgtctttgctcggattcaggtgtgttcccacagacgacgccaatttgatttagttcgagcgctgagtcgacggatgctggggacgtggcactctccaatgtcttcgactggtggtgtggatctccggcggacctacaaagaagccgagccgggagggattTCCCGGCGActaccctccgacgctcaagtcaggcaacgaagaagagaagcagagtaacgctactgtggctacagtaaggagaatcgcatacctccatcgaagtctgggggtccttatataggaccctggggaggcgcgagcacgcttctcgatgcgtgcatgcttccccaaacatacctcagtaggtcgtgtcagaaaaacatgtctgacgtcattccgcaatcgtccgagcatatcccggatgtgacggtggaagcttccaccgtacgatactctgtccactCCTACCGccaaccatgctgtttgtcggcggcaggtgtctcgaggatgaagttaccagTTGTCATTTTTATCTCTTTGCACCCTTACATACCTCCGGGCTGAGCGGGCCAGCCTCTCGGCGCTTATAGCTTTTGAGAATGCTCCGATACCTTAGACCGGGCGGGAAAGCCCTGCTCttgtgctcggatgggattgcgccttCTTGCCCTGTGGCTCGGCCGCTCGGCTtagagactcttttaccttgagcattggAAACCCGCCTCATGGTCTGGTTGTCTTTCGCCCGGCCGACTGGGAGACCCGGGCTGGGTGCCCGGTCAGCCGGATGTCCGGGGATGGTTCGCCAGTCTGCTCCGCACGACCCTggtgttgaccctcttgacctttgacctccacgtgtcgttgaccccctGCTACAGAGGGTCCCTCATCCTTATTACTGGATCAAAGAGAATCCTTATCCACCTTCGTTCCCCAAATCTTCCCTGTCTTGCATTTTCACTCAGTGGTTTGCCCGTGATAGCAGTCAGATACTTTCTTAGTTCGGCACGAATAGCCAGTGTTTGATTCTCTACATGGTTCTGCCATTGTATCCTAGAAAACGGACATTCATCATAACTTCAAAGTACAGCCAAAGGAGGACGAATTTGTTTTAAGAAAACTTCTTGAAAGTAGACCTCAACATCTTCGTTCCTGCACTCGGACTCGGGAGTTTATAATCGGAGTCGAGAGTCATCACTCGGTAGTCGAAAGTCTACACTCAAAAGTCAAGAGTCTACACTCAGACTTGGTACTAGGACCCAGCAATTAGGAGTCTATACTTGGGAGTCAAGAGTCTACATTCGGACTCAGCAGTCGGAATTCTGCACTCGGGTATACAAGGCAACCTATTTTTTTTAGCAAACTCAGTTATCCCAAGTAACTCTTCCTTCTCTACTTGACAACCTAAAATTATCAATTCAGATCAACTCAAATGTATATGATATGGGATGTTACGAGTGGACCCAGAAATGACGGGgcaatcaaagtcaaggtgagatGGTAGCAACGCGTCACCCTCATCAGGGATTAGCCCCTCACTCGACGCTAAGGCCTTCAGTATAAGGATGGTCGGCTTAAAGGCTGGTCATGCTTGACGAATTTAGTGCTCCACTTGTGAACAACCGGACGGCGTAAAGGTCGATCGAAATCATGACCCGCACTGCATGACTCTATTATATATCCGGTCGGTCCAAAGGTCGACCGGGCGTATCTAAACATAGTGTTTGCTCTCAATGTATGACCTAACGTCTCTATATCCGAGCAGGCTTAATAGACCTATCTCTCTATTCAATGCCAAGATATACAGACTAAACTCGAATGACCCTAAAGTTGGTGGAGCATATGTGGTTCAGTTCTCCACTTCTGCAATATTATTTCCAACTTACAGACGCCATCTACAATATAGTATAGCCTCCAGTATAAATCAAACTGTCATAAGGTCAGTCATACTTACTAATTCGAGCACTTTGTTATCTAACAGTCAGTCTCCCATCATACGGTTGGTCGGTCCTATAGCTGACTGAACCTGTGAGACTTTGCTCCTCATAGCATATCTTCAACATGAGCCTATGAGCATATTGCCAACCGAACTTATGGCCAATCGTACTTATGGGATTCAACTCCCTCTTCGAAGGGTGAATTACGTAAGGTTATTTTTGTTACAAAGTCGGGCAAACATAAAGATCGGGATACCCCGTTCATCCAAATATCATTCTGGGTTATATTCTAGGAGATAACATTGTCAGGGAATCCCAACAGATTGTCAAAATAAAAGCTACCTATCAGATAATATACTTTAGTTATAACATATGCATTCAATGGAACCTTTTTACAAAGGTAATTATATAACTTCCATCATTATTGCGAAGGTTGCACGAGACTATTTATACAGATATAACAAAAGATTTCTCGGAGAATAACTGTACAAATGCTAGACTATACGCCTTCCAGTATCTGACATCTTTTGACACCGAATATTTTTTGTCACCTCATTATTACAAAGTTATCAGAGGTGATATAAAAAAATTCTTTCCGCTGGAGGTACGTTGTTTACACACTTTACTTATGAGAATACTAGCTTTCTCTCTATTATGCGCACTCAATTTTATCATAATCCTTCTCGATTTTTTACCTAATTATCTACTGACTTGAGTATAAAAGAATCTACATTAGAAATCTTTTCCCTAATTTTTACCGTAATATTTTATTAGTTCGTTTGAGTGCCcacagaaagaagaaagaagaaagacagTCGAAACTCTTTTCCTACTTCAGCTGAGTATCTTTTCCTCCCTTTCAAAATCTTTCTTCCACTCAATAGTATCGCCATATGCAAAACATATTATCTCTGATCTCATACGGCTCAGTATAAATCTGAACtgaattaaagttttttaaaattcagattttttttttctactatCTCCGCTTGCAAAATTACGTAGTATTGGGCATTTGCACGAATGCCCAATCGAAGTTAATActgtaaataataataatctagacGTCGTAATTTAAATAACTGGACTGCAGAAATGATTGAAGTCAACGTTCTTTGGCCCTAAACCTGAGTTTTGTAGCTTTTACTTCTATTAGCCATAAGAAAACATCAAATTTGGGAGAAGATGTCAAGCATTTTATTTGTTCTTCGAATCACTAAATCACTATGCTTTGAAAGCATCCATGAAGGTCTTAAGATTCTCGAACGAAGCGCCGCCTTCGTTAATGTTCTGCAGGGCATTCTCCTTCAACATCGATGCCCTTGCTCTCATCTCCTCGTTCGAAAGCAACTCTTCTACCTTGGATTTCACCTGTTCCCGCTTAACGATCCCACTCTCGTCAGGCGTCAAGCGTAAACCCACCTTCCAATCGTCACAAATGTAGATCTGGTTCAGGAATTGGTCCGTAAAATATGGCCAACAGAGGAAGAGCTTCCCGTTCCTGACGCCTTCCATGGTGGAGTTCCAACCGCAGTGAGACACGAAGCAAGCGACAGAAGGGTGAGCCAGCACCTTCTGTTGAGGTGCCCAAGCCACAATCCTCCCTCTGTCTCCGACACGCTCTTTGAAACCATCCGGATAGGCATCGGCAGAGTCACCGGTTAGGTCGGGCCGGACCACCCACAAGAACGGTCGGCCAGTCGCCTCCAGCCCGAGCGCGAACTCCTGGAACTGGCCGCGGTCGAAGATGGTGAAACTCCCGAAAGCCACGTAGACGACGGAACCCGGCTGCTGCTCGTCCAGCCACGACAAGCAGGCCGCGTCCTCCGGCCAGAAATTCCCCACGGCGCGGTTCGGCCGGAGGCCGGTTAGCAGCGGCCCGATTGGAAGAATTTTTGGATAGTAACGGAAGGTTGGCTCTTCGAGCTCTTTGAAGGAGTTGCAGATGATGAATTCCGCGACGCTGATGGCCCTGTTGTTGTTGACGGCGTAGTTGAAGATTAGCTTTTTGGTTCTTCCGTCTCCACCACAAAAGTTCCATGTCAACTGGGGTGCGTCGATGAATGGCAAGCCGGGGCCGAGCTGGAACCTTTCGTGTTCTGAGATCGTTGTGCCTGTAAAAATAGAAACGCGGCAAGATGAAAACTATTTGGAAATCTTTGGTGTCTCATTAATTACTCACAATCAATCATCAGACCAAAAAAAAAACACCCAAAATCAATTACCATCGGCATCGACGATGCCTCTCGAAATCAACTCCGGAATGCTCAGCAGAATGGCCAGCGACTGGGCTGCCGCCGGGCAGAAAAAGGCTGACCGGAGACCCTTCTTACCGACAACCTCCCGCACCCATCCCATATTCACATCCACCAACATGCAAGTCATCGGATCCTCTGTTTCGTTGCTCTTCTCGATTAGTTCCTCCAAGCACAGCGGAATTACCTTCGTGAATGCTTCCGTTAGCCTCCCGAGATCGTTCCGGTCTTCCGCCGGCCCTAATCCGTCGGGGACAGAGACCAGAGCGATCTGGTCCACGGTGCTCTCCTCGGACAACGCGGCGAGCAGACGCTTGTGGTTGAACTCGGTATTGACGAAGGTGACCTTGAAGCCGTGTTCTACCAAGCAGTGGCAGAGCTCCATGAGGGGAATGACATGGCCTTGAGCAGGGAAAGGCACAGCGAGAACGTGTGGCGGAGCCATTCAGAAACAACAGAGAGAGAGGAAGGAGATACGGATAAAAGAGAATAGGTGGAAACAGCAAAAGAAGCGGAACCGATGGGAGAGTTGAAGGACGAAGAAGAGGACGCGGGCGGCGACAGGCGCACGACAACGACGGCAGCGGCGGCGGCAATTGAGGCGGCGGAGGAAGCGAAATGAAGATGGCCAGGGGCGGGGAGAGCACGCCGACAAAGGAGGCAACGCGATTGGATCAGTACCTCGGCGGCAGGAAGTGGAGCAGATCAAAATATCATATTTTAGTAATTGGATCGGGAAGAAAACGATGAGAGAGCTGAACTAAGTCCATGGAAAAGAGTGATTTCGAAGTTGGATATGGAAAAGATGGGTTCCAACTTCCAACGAGAGAAAAAAGGAGAATAAGACAAtgaaaatcaaagaaaaaagagagaaagGTGAAGGATTAAGTCCATGCGTTGACTAAAGGAGAATTGTCATTAATGCTCTATTtggattgagaaaaaaaaaaggaatctataatgaaaaaaatttcctgggaaaaggaaaagaatccTTTGATGtgcttatttattttaattagggAAGATGAATGGCATCAATTCATTTCATCGTTTACTACattagaagaagaaagaaaactaaataatatattatccaaaacatcctttttatttttttccatatttatataaaaatttaaaattcattattGAACTAACaaactataaaaaaatatttataattatgtTCTCAATATccattgtttttattttatttttaaatttttatatattgtcATATAACTATGGATTCAAATAATACATTTTTAACCTGATAAAGGAATTTTCATGAAAGAAATAGAAAAACACTACGGTAGAATAAAGTGTGAAGAAAATATTACATAAAAGTGAAATAAAATATTGGTCAAGATAAAGTTAGATGTCTTGTGAATGTCATCATATTAAAATCAAAAAAGTTATACCATtatcatatattaaaataaaaaattatcaacaataaatattacttagaaataatccataattattataaaattattaccAACTAAACAATTAAATTGTCTTTCCTATGCTAATAACTATTAATAAGCCTATATAACCTTGTACTTTGAATACCTATCCAAATCTTGCAAATTACAATTATTCAAAATatcataattcaaaattaaaaagaaaacatCTTCTTTAGAAGAGCAAGTCTCTTCTCTACTAGACATCTCATAACAAGTATCATCTGCTCCTTATTCTCTCCTAGAAATAGATAGATATCAAATATATTTTCGTCTTAAAcactaacaaaaactaaatctttgTAAAGTTTCTCATTTAAGTTTTGTTGACGAAATGATTTATTCTCGATAACCGAACTTGAACGGTCAATTGCAACAACAACTTCCTTGATACTTAAGTCGAGGGTTGAACTTCTCTTATTGTTATAAGCATCAACATATgcattttttctcttctttaatctCTCGACAAATGGTGAACTATCAAGGTCTACTTCAAAACTCATATGTACATCATCCCTTTGTACTTCATCTTGAATAATTTCAACATTTCTTTTAGTGCCAATGGAAACTCCTTAACTATTCGCTCTGTCATCAACAACTTCTCATAATAAGATATAGGGATATATCTTCACTTCTTAATTAATGGATTAGCCTAGATAACAATAAAATTAATCATAAACATAATAGTCATATAAACtaacaaaatataaaatgaaatatCTACCACTAATACTTACATTAATAAGTTGCTTCCAAACTTCTTCCTCAGCCTCAAATCTCCTACTTTCAGTATGCCATTGAACTCTACTTGCATTCTTAAATAAATCATAACACCAATTAAAGTTAGTCTTTAATGTTTTCATTCTATTCTTCAAATGATCCTTTGTCAATGAAATTTTAGTCTTCTCACGACAAATGACAACTATTTCTTTGTATACAGTAAACGTGAAAGTGCTACCGACTTAGTTGCCATTAACTTGTTGACCTAACAtaacatttataaaaattttatccatttcattagtccacttaataaTATCCTTTTTGACTTGTTCGACTATATAACTCATTTCTACTGAATATCTGCATCAAATTCACATGTGACcatgaaatgaaaaatcaaatcttaTACATAGTTATAAACTAGTAACATTCAACTGTACAATATTGGATTAACAAACATAATCAatgcataaaaaataatattcaatcATAGAACATGCAGTGTTAAGATTTACCAATAGCATGTTCAAAACATCACATTGTTCAAATTAAGCATTATTAATTAGTATGCTACATCAAACTATTCTCATAATTTTCCTAATAAAACCAAGTATGTCTTCTTTAGTATTATTGTAATCCGACCACATAATATTAACTATGTTATCCCTAATCATATTCCCTTGACTCCCGTAATCATGTTGTCTCTCATTGCAACTCACTTCATTGTCATAATTTGTACTCAATTCATGATCCACTTCACTAATCAACCTCTCATTTGGATCCACCCCCATTAAGAAATTATGAAGAATATAACATGCTAAGATAATGTCTGCGCGAATGTTAATTTCATAGTAAGATTCTGTTCCACTAGCAATAATGGGAAACCTCTTGTTTAGAACCCCAAAAGTTCTCTCGATTTCGTTGCAAAGGGATGCATGTctaaaattgaataactcttttgcaTTTGTAGGGTCACATCTCAAGTCTTCCTTTAAGTGATAACAAATTCCTCGAGAAGGGGTAATTAAACCCCTCTTCAGCATAAACTTCGAGTCAATTAAATAGTATTTACCTACAATAAACA from Zingiber officinale cultivar Zhangliang chromosome 4B, Zo_v1.1, whole genome shotgun sequence includes:
- the LOC121974593 gene encoding UDP-glycosyltransferase 83A1-like, which translates into the protein MAPPHVLAVPFPAQGHVIPLMELCHCLVEHGFKVTFVNTEFNHKRLLAALSEESTVDQIALVSVPDGLGPAEDRNDLGRLTEAFTKVIPLCLEELIEKSNETEDPMTCMLVDVNMGWVREVVGKKGLRSAFFCPAAAQSLAILLSIPELISRGIVDADGTTISEHERFQLGPGLPFIDAPQLTWNFCGGDGRTKKLIFNYAVNNNRAISVAEFIICNSFKELEEPTFRYYPKILPIGPLLTGLRPNRAVGNFWPEDAACLSWLDEQQPGSVVYVAFGSFTIFDRGQFQEFALGLEATGRPFLWVVRPDLTGDSADAYPDGFKERVGDRGRIVAWAPQQKVLAHPSVACFVSHCGWNSTMEGVRNGKLFLCWPYFTDQFLNQIYICDDWKVGLRLTPDESGIVKREQVKSKVEELLSNEEMRARASMLKENALQNINEGGASFENLKTFMDAFKA